One segment of Bacillus alkalisoli DNA contains the following:
- the hfq gene encoding RNA chaperone Hfq, giving the protein MKQTINIQDQFLNQLRKDSTSVTVFLLNGFQLRGLIKGFDNFTVLLESEGKQQLIYKHAISTFSPQKNVQFDMES; this is encoded by the coding sequence ATGAAACAAACGATTAATATTCAAGATCAATTCCTTAATCAATTGAGAAAAGATAGTACGAGTGTAACAGTTTTTTTATTAAACGGCTTCCAATTACGTGGTTTAATAAAAGGCTTTGATAATTTTACAGTGTTACTTGAATCAGAAGGAAAGCAACAATTAATCTACAAGCATGCAATTTCGACTTTCTCTCCGCAAAAGAATGTACAATTTGATATGGAATCCTAA
- the miaA gene encoding tRNA (adenosine(37)-N6)-dimethylallyltransferase MiaA, producing the protein MGEKKKLIVLIGPTAVGKTKLSIELAKKVNGEIISGDSMQIYKQLDIGTAKIHKNEMDGIPHYLIDIKEPTESFSVADFQREVRMLIDEITSRGKVPMIVGGTGLYIQSVLYDYQFSESGGNEEIRNQLEGLLEEKGEEHLFSMLQKVDQKSAETIHPNNVRRVMRALEVFESTGKTFSSFTENQHNELLYEVAMVGLTMDRKKLYERINRRVDMMMDSGLINEVKTLYDGNIRNCQSVQAIGYKELFDYFEGKTSLETAIELIKQNSRRYAKRQLTWFRNKMDVTWFDMTEPLDEKLDQIFDFVAGKLELEANNNHYRDKRRKKNETND; encoded by the coding sequence TTGGGAGAGAAAAAGAAACTAATTGTCTTAATTGGGCCTACAGCTGTGGGAAAAACAAAATTAAGCATAGAACTCGCTAAAAAAGTGAATGGTGAAATAATTAGTGGCGACTCCATGCAAATATATAAACAACTAGATATAGGTACGGCTAAAATACATAAAAATGAAATGGATGGAATTCCACATTACTTAATTGATATAAAAGAACCAACAGAATCTTTTTCAGTTGCAGATTTTCAGAGAGAAGTTAGAATGTTAATTGATGAGATAACCTCTAGAGGGAAAGTACCGATGATTGTTGGTGGTACAGGGCTTTACATTCAATCTGTATTATATGACTATCAGTTTTCTGAATCGGGTGGAAATGAAGAGATACGCAATCAACTAGAGGGACTTTTAGAAGAAAAAGGCGAAGAGCACTTATTCTCAATGTTACAAAAGGTAGATCAAAAAAGTGCTGAAACTATTCATCCTAACAATGTAAGAAGGGTAATGCGGGCTCTTGAAGTATTTGAATCTACTGGAAAAACCTTTTCTTCCTTTACCGAAAACCAACATAATGAACTTTTATACGAGGTTGCAATGGTAGGCTTAACGATGGACAGAAAGAAATTATACGAACGAATTAATAGAAGAGTCGACATGATGATGGATTCAGGTTTGATTAATGAAGTGAAAACATTGTATGATGGAAATATAAGAAATTGTCAGTCTGTTCAAGCTATCGGCTATAAAGAACTATTTGACTATTTTGAAGGGAAAACATCTTTAGAAACGGCAATCGAATTAATTAAACAAAACTCAAGGCGCTATGCGAAGAGGCAACTAACTTGGTTTCGAAATAAAATGGATGTTACTTGGTTTGATATGACCGAGCCATTAGACGAAAAGTTAGATCAAATATTTGATTTTGTTGCAGGAAAGCTAGAACTTGAGGCGAATAATAACCATTATAGAGATAAGAGGAGGAAGAAAAATGAAACAAACGATTAA
- the mutL gene encoding DNA mismatch repair endonuclease MutL: MGKILQLDEHLSNKIAAGEVVERPASVVKELVENAVDANASIIQIELEEAGLSKIRVLDNGDGMDNEDCLTAFQRHATSKIKDENDLFRIRTLGFRGEALPSIASVSILELTTSTGTDAGMYVKLQGGHVVEQKASNARKGTDIVVSQLFFNTPARLKYLKTIHTELGNVTDVVYRLALAHPSISFRLNHNGKTIFQSNGTGNSLHVLAAIYGMNVAKKMIPIHLNSLDFKVTGYIGLPEITRASKSYISTIINGRFVKNYTVLRAIQAGYHTLLPIGRYPIAFLQVEMDPILVDVNVHPTKLEVRLSKEDELYDLITEGVKNAFQKLQLIPEANVTPKHTKQTYAKDEQQVFSLQNPSTTQKQEQAPVLTREPSPNFFVKVEEDNEVIEDQILPHVVNNPNGFIADVDHNSESITHVEDESATKWNVAKSEPRIPTLYPIGQMHGTYILAQNESGLYLIDQHAAQERINYEYFFQKLGNTEREVQDLLVPLTMEFSPEEYLFLEGNLEEFKKVGVFLEPFGHQTYIIRSHPTWFPRGDEHSIIEEMMEQITTSKSINIAKLREEAAIMMSCKASIKANHHLRHDEMVSLLQQLRQANNPFTCPHGRPILIHYSTYELEKMFKRIM; the protein is encoded by the coding sequence ATGGGGAAAATTCTTCAGTTAGACGAGCACTTATCTAATAAAATTGCTGCAGGTGAAGTAGTAGAACGCCCTGCATCCGTTGTAAAAGAGTTAGTGGAAAATGCGGTTGATGCCAATGCATCGATTATTCAAATTGAACTAGAAGAAGCTGGCCTTTCAAAGATACGTGTTCTTGACAATGGAGATGGTATGGACAATGAAGACTGTCTAACTGCTTTTCAACGACATGCAACAAGTAAAATTAAAGACGAGAATGATTTATTCCGAATTCGCACTCTTGGATTTCGTGGTGAAGCACTTCCGAGTATTGCTTCTGTGTCCATATTAGAATTGACTACAAGTACGGGTACAGATGCAGGTATGTATGTGAAATTACAAGGTGGGCATGTAGTGGAACAAAAAGCTTCAAATGCCCGAAAAGGAACGGATATTGTCGTTTCTCAATTGTTTTTTAATACGCCTGCCCGTTTAAAATACTTGAAAACAATCCACACAGAGCTTGGAAATGTAACAGATGTTGTTTATCGTTTAGCACTTGCCCATCCTTCCATCTCGTTTCGACTGAATCATAATGGCAAAACCATTTTCCAATCAAATGGTACAGGAAATAGTTTACATGTACTAGCTGCTATATACGGAATGAACGTAGCTAAAAAAATGATTCCTATACATTTAAATTCTTTAGACTTTAAAGTGACGGGTTATATTGGTCTACCAGAAATAACCAGGGCGTCCAAAAGCTATATATCTACGATTATTAATGGTAGGTTTGTAAAAAACTATACAGTATTACGAGCGATTCAAGCAGGCTATCATACACTATTACCGATAGGAAGATATCCTATAGCTTTTTTACAAGTTGAAATGGACCCTATATTAGTAGATGTAAACGTACATCCGACTAAATTAGAAGTAAGGTTAAGTAAGGAAGATGAACTGTATGATCTTATTACAGAAGGGGTTAAGAATGCTTTTCAGAAGCTTCAATTAATACCGGAAGCAAATGTAACACCTAAACATACAAAACAAACGTATGCGAAAGATGAGCAACAAGTTTTCTCTCTACAAAATCCTTCGACGACTCAAAAACAAGAACAAGCTCCAGTGTTGACTAGGGAGCCTTCTCCTAACTTTTTTGTGAAGGTGGAAGAAGATAATGAAGTAATAGAAGATCAAATCTTGCCTCATGTAGTAAATAATCCGAACGGATTTATAGCTGATGTAGACCATAATTCAGAAAGCATTACTCATGTAGAAGATGAGAGCGCAACGAAATGGAATGTTGCAAAAAGTGAACCAAGAATTCCAACATTATATCCTATTGGTCAAATGCATGGCACATATATTTTAGCTCAAAATGAAAGTGGATTATATTTAATTGACCAACATGCTGCACAGGAAAGAATTAATTACGAATACTTTTTCCAAAAGTTAGGTAATACAGAACGAGAAGTACAAGATTTATTAGTTCCGCTTACAATGGAGTTTTCGCCGGAGGAGTATTTGTTTTTAGAGGGAAATCTGGAAGAGTTTAAAAAGGTTGGTGTATTTCTCGAACCGTTTGGACATCAGACATATATTATTCGTTCACATCCAACTTGGTTTCCTCGTGGGGATGAGCATTCTATTATTGAAGAAATGATGGAGCAAATTACGACTTCTAAGTCGATTAATATTGCTAAGCTTAGAGAAGAAGCAGCAATCATGATGAGTTGTAAAGCTTCCATAAAAGCAAATCATCATTTAAGGCACGATGAAATGGTCTCATTGCTACAGCAGTTGCGCCAAGCAAACAATCCTTTCACATGTCCACATGGAAGGCCAATACTCATTCATTACTCTACGTATGAATTGGAAAAAATGTTTAAAAGAATAATGTAA
- the mutS gene encoding DNA mismatch repair protein MutS codes for MATYTPMIQQYLRVKADYSDAFLFFRLGDFYEMFFDDAIKASQELEITLTSRDGGGSERIPMCGVPHHSAPNYIEQLIEKGYKVAICEQVEDPKQAKGVVKREVVQLITPGTVMEGKGVLDEQNNFLISVTEFEEGSFGLAYTDLTTGEVFTTYISNGSTSLVNELYSIGGKELVVADTFSEQLLKEIQDRMSLTISFENDATAPMNLQYVVDELVQENLRTTVSRLLQYLTKTQKRSLDHIQAAIFYTLDEYMKMDIYSKRNLELTETIRAKGKKGSLLWLLDETVTAMGARLLKKWIDRPLITPSHIEKRHLMVATLMNEFFAREDIRISLKEVYDLERLAGRVAFGNVNAKDLVQLLKSIKQVPQLKQLVMNLPVDTRFLHERLDECEELVLLLNTSLLENPSLSIKEGNMMKDGFNEELDKYRDARKNGKTWIAELEKRERVLTGIKSLKIGYNRIFGYFIEVTKSNIASLKEGRYERKQTLANAERYITDELKEKETLILEAEEKIVQLEYELFLQLREQVKQYIPRLQSLAKAVSELDVLQCFATVSEKRQYVQPIFTNDRVISIRNGRHPVVEKVLNSNEYVPNDCLMNKEKEVLLITGPNMSGKSTYMRQIALTSILAQIGCFVPADEAALPIFDQIFTRIGAADDLISGQSTFMVEMLEARNAIVNATENSLILFDEIGRGTSTYDGMALAQALIEYIHTEIGAKTLFSTHYHELTSLQEELSKLHNIHVSVVEQNGKVVFLHKMKEGPADKSYGIHVAELAELPKKVIERAQYILEQLENEGKSKKQSDKLAAPYQQANKVEELSQLSFFEEEQKAAKKGKQESVSADAVEIVEQIKKLDLLDMTPMDAMNVLYKMHKKLK; via the coding sequence ATGGCAACATACACGCCGATGATACAACAATATTTAAGAGTAAAGGCAGATTATTCAGATGCCTTTTTATTTTTTCGTTTAGGCGATTTTTATGAAATGTTTTTTGACGATGCAATTAAAGCTTCACAGGAGCTTGAGATAACATTAACAAGTAGAGATGGTGGAGGTTCAGAAAGAATCCCTATGTGTGGGGTTCCTCATCATTCCGCACCTAATTATATAGAGCAGTTAATAGAAAAAGGATATAAAGTGGCAATTTGTGAACAAGTGGAAGATCCGAAACAGGCGAAAGGTGTAGTGAAGAGGGAAGTTGTGCAACTCATTACACCTGGTACGGTAATGGAAGGAAAAGGTGTATTAGATGAACAAAACAATTTCCTTATTTCTGTTACCGAGTTTGAAGAAGGGTCCTTTGGGCTTGCCTATACGGACTTAACGACGGGAGAAGTATTTACAACATACATCTCCAATGGATCTACTTCTTTAGTGAACGAGTTATATTCTATTGGTGGGAAAGAATTAGTAGTTGCTGATACATTTTCTGAACAATTACTAAAAGAAATTCAAGACCGTATGTCATTAACTATCTCTTTTGAAAATGACGCTACTGCACCTATGAATCTACAATATGTTGTGGACGAGCTAGTACAAGAAAACTTACGCACAACCGTTAGTAGGTTGTTGCAATATTTAACAAAGACACAAAAACGTAGTCTTGATCATATACAGGCAGCTATTTTCTACACTTTAGATGAATATATGAAAATGGACATTTATTCAAAGCGGAATTTAGAGTTGACGGAAACAATTAGAGCGAAAGGGAAGAAAGGTTCTTTACTTTGGTTGTTAGATGAGACGGTTACTGCTATGGGTGCTAGGTTACTAAAGAAATGGATAGATAGGCCATTAATTACTCCATCACATATTGAAAAACGTCATCTGATGGTAGCAACACTTATGAATGAGTTTTTTGCTAGAGAAGATATTCGCATTTCATTAAAAGAAGTTTATGATTTGGAAAGATTAGCTGGAAGAGTCGCATTTGGAAATGTAAATGCAAAAGATTTAGTGCAATTACTAAAATCGATAAAACAAGTACCACAGTTAAAACAACTTGTTATGAATCTTCCTGTTGACACACGTTTTTTACATGAAAGATTGGATGAATGTGAAGAACTAGTCTTATTGCTAAATACCAGTTTATTAGAAAACCCATCTTTATCGATTAAAGAAGGAAATATGATGAAAGATGGATTTAACGAAGAACTTGATAAGTATCGGGATGCAAGAAAGAATGGAAAGACATGGATTGCGGAATTAGAAAAGCGTGAGCGTGTGTTAACTGGCATTAAGTCGTTAAAAATAGGGTACAACCGAATTTTTGGATACTTTATTGAAGTGACAAAGTCTAATATTGCTTCTTTAAAAGAAGGAAGATACGAAAGAAAACAAACATTAGCAAATGCTGAAAGATATATTACGGATGAGTTAAAAGAAAAAGAAACCTTAATTTTAGAAGCAGAAGAAAAAATTGTTCAATTAGAATATGAATTGTTTCTTCAATTGAGAGAGCAAGTAAAACAATATATCCCTAGACTTCAAAGCTTAGCCAAAGCGGTTAGTGAGCTAGATGTGCTTCAATGTTTTGCAACGGTTAGTGAAAAGCGTCAATACGTTCAACCAATCTTTACGAATGACAGAGTAATCTCTATCCGAAATGGTCGTCATCCGGTGGTAGAAAAAGTGTTAAACTCGAATGAATACGTTCCAAATGATTGTTTGATGAACAAAGAAAAAGAAGTTTTGCTTATAACAGGACCGAACATGTCCGGTAAAAGTACGTACATGAGGCAAATAGCATTAACATCCATTCTCGCGCAAATTGGCTGTTTCGTTCCTGCTGATGAAGCTGCCCTACCTATTTTTGATCAAATCTTTACGAGAATTGGTGCAGCGGATGATCTTATTTCTGGTCAAAGTACATTTATGGTTGAAATGTTAGAAGCTAGAAATGCAATTGTAAATGCTACAGAAAATAGTTTAATTCTATTTGATGAGATTGGAAGAGGTACGTCGACCTATGATGGAATGGCACTTGCACAAGCATTAATTGAGTATATTCATACCGAAATTGGAGCGAAAACGTTATTTTCTACACATTATCACGAGTTAACTTCCCTGCAAGAAGAGCTAAGTAAACTTCATAATATTCACGTAAGTGTGGTAGAACAAAATGGAAAAGTTGTTTTTCTTCATAAAATGAAAGAAGGGCCAGCTGATAAAAGTTACGGAATTCATGTGGCAGAGTTGGCAGAACTACCAAAAAAGGTTATAGAAAGAGCTCAATACATTTTAGAACAGTTGGAAAATGAAGGGAAGTCAAAGAAGCAATCGGACAAACTTGCAGCACCTTATCAACAAGCTAATAAAGTCGAAGAGCTTTCGCAACTATCATTCTTTGAAGAGGAACAGAAAGCTGCGAAGAAGGGCAAGCAAGAGTCTGTTTCAGCTGATGCTGTAGAAATTGTGGAACAAATAAAGAAGTTAGATTTATTGGATATGACTCCTATGGATGCAATGAATGTGCTTTATAAAATGCACAAAAAACTTAAGTAA
- a CDS encoding outer spore coat protein CotE — MSEYREIITRGVTGKGRKFTQSTHTISPTHRPTSILGCWVINHKYDAKKVGDTVEVVGKYDTNIWFSYNENTKTQVVTETVSYTDVVKLKYRDENSFGDEHEVIARVLQQPNCLEATIDPDSHKIAVQVEREFLCEVIGETKVCVEVHPDALNDETDWDVDDEEFEDLNPDFIVDGYEE; from the coding sequence ATGTCTGAATACAGAGAAATAATTACAAGAGGTGTAACAGGGAAGGGCCGTAAGTTCACACAATCAACTCATACGATCAGTCCTACACATCGTCCTACGAGCATTTTAGGTTGTTGGGTAATTAACCACAAATATGATGCTAAAAAAGTAGGCGATACAGTAGAAGTAGTGGGGAAATATGATACGAACATTTGGTTTTCTTACAATGAGAATACGAAAACGCAAGTAGTGACAGAAACAGTTTCTTATACTGATGTTGTAAAGCTGAAGTATAGAGATGAAAACAGTTTCGGTGATGAACATGAAGTAATTGCTCGCGTACTTCAACAACCTAACTGTTTAGAAGCAACAATTGATCCAGATTCTCATAAAATCGCTGTTCAAGTAGAAAGAGAATTTTTATGTGAAGTAATCGGTGAAACAAAAGTATGTGTAGAAGTTCACCCTGATGCTCTTAATGATGAGACGGATTGGGATGTGGATGATGAAGAGTTTGAAGATTTAAACCCAGACTTCATTGTGGATGGCTATGAAGAATAA
- a CDS encoding RicAFT regulatory complex protein RicA family protein, translated as MTTKYTKKDIIDRARELAKMISESEEVDFFKRAEAQINENQKVKEMVASVKSLQKQAVNFQNYNKPEALKKTEEKLDNILQELDEIPIVQQFKDSQQDVNDLLQLVASTITKTVTDDIIETTGGDVLRGETGSYVKNSHGSSCSH; from the coding sequence ATGACAACGAAATATACAAAAAAAGATATCATTGACCGTGCACGTGAGTTAGCTAAAATGATTTCTGAATCGGAAGAAGTAGACTTTTTTAAACGTGCTGAAGCTCAAATTAACGAAAATCAAAAAGTTAAAGAAATGGTAGCGAGTGTTAAGAGTCTTCAAAAACAAGCTGTTAACTTCCAAAACTATAATAAGCCTGAAGCACTTAAAAAGACGGAAGAAAAACTAGACAACATTTTACAAGAGCTTGATGAGATTCCGATTGTACAACAGTTTAAAGATTCACAACAAGATGTAAATGACTTACTACAATTAGTAGCTTCTACTATTACAAAAACGGTGACAGATGATATTATTGAAACTACTGGTGGAGACGTCCTACGCGGCGAAACTGGTTCTTATGTAAAAAATAGCCACGGCAGCAGCTGTAGCCACTAA
- the miaB gene encoding tRNA (N6-isopentenyl adenosine(37)-C2)-methylthiotransferase MiaB: MNEKQRLASQQVVTETPSDKKSEKDFSRYFESVYVPPSLKEAKKRGKEEVKYQKDFEIPEEFHGLGQGKKFYIRTYGCQMNEHDTEVMAGIFLNLGYEPTDTVQDADVILLNTCAIRENAENKVFGELGHLKHLKRERPDLLIGVCGCMSQEESVVNKILKTYQQVDMIFGTHNIHRLPHILKEAYMSKEMVVEVWSKEGDVIENLPKVRKGTIKGWVNIMYGCDKFCTYCIVPYTRGKERSRRPEDIIQEVRQLAAQGYKEITLLGQNVNAYGKDFEDMKYGLGDLMEEIRKIDIPRIRFTTSHPRDFDDRLIDVLAKGGNLLDHIHLPVQSGSSEVLKLMARKYSREQYLELVRKIKEAMPNASMTTDIIVGFPNETDEQFEETMSLYREVEFDSAFTFIYSPREGTPAAKMQDNVPMEVKKQRLHRLNELVNETSAKKLKAYEGQVVEVLVEGESKNNPDVLAGYTAKSKLVNFKGPKSAIGQIVKVKVTKAKTWTLNGEMVEEKVEVN, translated from the coding sequence TTGAACGAAAAGCAACGATTAGCATCTCAACAAGTAGTAACTGAAACTCCATCGGACAAAAAATCCGAGAAGGACTTTAGTAGATACTTTGAATCTGTATATGTACCACCTAGTTTAAAAGAAGCAAAGAAACGTGGTAAAGAAGAAGTGAAATATCAAAAAGATTTTGAGATTCCTGAAGAATTTCATGGTTTAGGACAAGGTAAAAAGTTCTATATCCGCACATATGGCTGTCAAATGAATGAGCATGATACAGAAGTTATGGCAGGTATCTTCCTTAACTTAGGTTATGAGCCAACAGATACGGTACAAGATGCAGATGTTATTCTTCTAAACACGTGTGCTATTCGTGAAAACGCTGAGAATAAAGTTTTTGGTGAGTTAGGTCATTTAAAACACCTAAAGAGAGAAAGACCAGACTTATTAATAGGTGTTTGTGGATGTATGTCTCAGGAAGAGTCTGTTGTAAATAAAATTTTAAAAACATACCAACAAGTTGATATGATATTCGGGACGCACAACATTCACCGTCTACCTCACATTTTAAAAGAAGCTTACATGTCCAAAGAAATGGTTGTGGAAGTTTGGTCAAAAGAAGGAGACGTTATTGAAAACCTACCTAAAGTACGTAAAGGTACTATTAAAGGTTGGGTAAACATTATGTACGGTTGCGATAAGTTCTGTACGTATTGCATTGTTCCTTATACTCGTGGTAAAGAGCGTAGCCGACGTCCTGAAGATATTATTCAAGAGGTACGTCAATTAGCTGCACAAGGTTATAAAGAAATCACTCTACTTGGCCAAAATGTAAATGCATATGGTAAAGACTTCGAAGATATGAAGTACGGATTAGGTGATTTAATGGAGGAGATTCGAAAAATCGATATCCCGCGTATCCGTTTCACTACAAGTCACCCACGTGATTTTGATGATAGATTAATTGATGTATTGGCTAAGGGTGGTAACCTTTTAGACCACATCCATTTACCAGTTCAATCTGGTAGTTCTGAAGTATTAAAATTAATGGCACGTAAATATAGCCGTGAGCAATATTTAGAGTTAGTTCGTAAAATTAAGGAAGCAATGCCTAACGCTTCGATGACAACTGATATTATAGTTGGCTTCCCTAATGAAACAGACGAGCAGTTTGAAGAGACAATGTCTCTTTACCGTGAAGTTGAGTTTGATTCTGCTTTTACATTCATTTATTCACCAAGAGAAGGTACACCAGCTGCTAAAATGCAAGACAATGTACCAATGGAAGTAAAGAAACAACGTTTACACAGATTAAATGAGCTTGTTAATGAAACTTCCGCAAAGAAATTAAAAGCTTATGAAGGTCAAGTAGTCGAAGTTCTAGTCGAAGGAGAAAGTAAAAATAACCCTGATGTACTAGCTGGATATACAGCAAAGAGCAAACTTGTTAACTTCAAAGGTCCAAAATCTGCTATTGGTCAAATTGTAAAAGTAAAAGTGACAAAAGCAAAAACATGGACACTTAATGGAGAAATGGTAGAAGAAAAGGTAGAGGTGAACTAA
- a CDS encoding 2-oxoacid:ferredoxin oxidoreductase subunit beta codes for MATFKDFRNNVKPNWCPGCGDFSVQAAIQRAAANVGLEPENLAVISGIGCSGRISGYINSYGFHGIHGRSLPIAQGVKMANKDLTVIASGGDGDGFAIGLGHTIHAIRRNIDVTYIVMDNQIYGLTKGQTSPRSELGFKTKSTPLGSIESSLNVMEMALTAGATFVAQSFSTDLKDLTSLIEQGINHKGFSLINVFSPCVTYNKVNTYDWFKENLTKLSDIEGYDAHSKVKAMQTLMEHNGLVTGLIYQNKEQKSYQELVPSYSESPLAKADLNLTQEDFDQLVKEFM; via the coding sequence ATGGCAACATTTAAAGATTTTAGAAATAATGTAAAACCTAACTGGTGCCCAGGTTGTGGAGATTTCTCAGTACAAGCTGCAATTCAACGTGCTGCCGCTAATGTTGGTTTAGAGCCAGAAAATTTAGCAGTAATCTCAGGAATCGGTTGTTCTGGACGTATTTCTGGTTATATTAACTCATACGGTTTCCATGGTATTCATGGTCGTTCCCTTCCAATTGCCCAAGGAGTGAAAATGGCTAACAAAGATTTAACTGTTATTGCTTCTGGTGGAGATGGAGATGGTTTTGCGATTGGTTTAGGACATACAATCCACGCTATCCGTCGTAATATCGACGTAACATATATTGTTATGGATAACCAAATTTACGGATTAACAAAAGGTCAAACTTCTCCACGTAGTGAACTTGGTTTTAAAACAAAGTCTACTCCGCTAGGTTCTATTGAGTCATCATTAAACGTTATGGAAATGGCGCTTACTGCTGGTGCAACATTCGTTGCGCAAAGTTTCTCAACAGATTTAAAAGACTTAACTTCATTAATCGAGCAAGGTATTAACCATAAAGGTTTCTCTCTAATCAACGTATTTAGTCCATGTGTTACTTACAACAAAGTAAATACGTATGACTGGTTTAAAGAGAACTTAACGAAGCTAAGTGACATTGAAGGTTACGACGCTCACAGTAAAGTGAAAGCAATGCAAACATTAATGGAGCATAACGGTCTAGTTACTGGTTTAATCTACCAAAACAAAGAACAAAAATCTTACCAAGAACTTGTTCCTAGCTATAGCGAATCTCCATTAGCAAAAGCTGATTTAAACTTAACTCAAGAAGACTTCGATCAATTAGTTAAAGAGTTCATGTAA